Proteins found in one Oncorhynchus mykiss isolate Arlee chromosome 3, USDA_OmykA_1.1, whole genome shotgun sequence genomic segment:
- the gpatch3 gene encoding G patch domain-containing protein 3 isoform X3: protein MSHICTELVGTLHTARFSDSINLSPNNDSLLQTLRDEDEFPYKTKSGHRRHVALTERFTEADLKGLPELNPPSLMPAGNVGTTVKVFLQLIQSCRLPPRLIRKLGLAFPKTSCNRRYGNVPFQYHNTSLAPSTEESVFTAGGHEISGPGSVAPPSGTQGPTDPSGDPEIPEEDEDAQSNADDDDDRCEEWERHEALHEDVTSQERSKERLYEEEIELKWEKGGSGLVFYTDAQYWQEEEGDFDEQTADDWDVDMSVYYDKDGGDMDSRDYVRMRYENRLREGLEDRSGGQDQPIGNFEKFTKGVGRRVMEKQGWKEGKGLGNSQAGIPEALENEGQHPKCKRGFGYHGEKLSTYFVKKAKPDLFISTVYDKPKDIDQGDPLLRRNPKTSMKYRGWQPGGNIFPKR from the exons ATGAGGATGAATTCCCCTACAAGACAAAGTCCGGGCACAGGCGCCACGTGGCACTAACAGAACGCTTCACAGAGGCGGACCTAAAGGGCTTACCAGAGCTGAACCCGCCTTCTCTTATGCCGGCTGGTAATGTGGGTACAACCGTAAAGGTATTCTTACAGCTTATTCAGTCATGCCGACTACCCCCACGCCTCATACGCAAGCTGGGCCTCGCCTTCCCCAAGACAAGCTGCAATCGGCGCTATGGTAATGTGCCCTTCCAGTACCATAACACCAGCTTAGCACCATCAACTGAGGAGAGTGTCTTCACAGCTGGTGGGCATGAAATATCAGGTCCTGGCAGTGTGGCCCCTCCCTCAGGAACCCAGGGGCCCACTGACCCCTCAGGGGACCCTGAAATACCAGAGGAAGACGAGGATGCCCAGTCAAATGCAGATGAT GACGATGACCGCTGTGAGGAGTGGGAGCGCCATGAGGCCCTACATGAGGACGTGACGAGCCAGGAACGCAGCAAGGAGCGGCTCTACGAGGAAGAGATAGAGCTGAAGTGGGAGAAGGGAGGCTCGGGCCTGGTCTTCTACACTGATGCCCAGTACTGGCAAGAGGAAGAAGGAG ATTTTGATGAGCAAACTGCAGATgattgggatgtggacatgagcGTTTACTATGACAAAG ACGGGGGTGACATGGACTCCCGTGACTACGTCCGCATGCGGTATGAGAATAGGCTGAGGGAGGGGCTGGAGGACCGTTCTGGAGGACAAGATCAGCCAATCGGCAACTTTGAGAAGTTCACAAAG GGTGTTGGTCGCCGGGTGATGGAGAAGCAGGGCTGGAAGGAGGGAAAGGGCCTGGGTAACAGTCAGGCAGGGATTCCAGAAGCCTTGGAGAATGAAGGACAGCATCCTAAATGCAAGCGGGGCTTTGG GTACCATGGAGAGAAGCTGAGCACCTACTTTGTGAAAAAGGCCAAACCAGACTTGTTCATATCCACGGTGTATGATAAACCCAAAGACATAGACCAAGGAGACCCCTTATTGCGACGCAATCCCAAAACCAGCATGAAGTACAGAGGCTGGCAGCCAGGTGgcaacatttttccaaaaagatgA
- the gpatch3 gene encoding G patch domain-containing protein 3 isoform X2, whose amino-acid sequence MEFTQSEGSSNVFMTFSPSMQPSSVLSFSWSATGTHLDEDEFPYKTKSGHRRHVALTERFTEADLKGLPELNPPSLMPAGNVGTTVKVFLQLIQSCRLPPRLIRKLGLAFPKTSCNRRYGNVPFQYHNTSLAPSTEESVFTAGGHEISGPGSVAPPSGTQGPTDPSGDPEIPEEDEDAQSNADDDDDRCEEWERHEALHEDVTSQERSKERLYEEEIELKWEKGGSGLVFYTDAQYWQEEEGDFDEQTADDWDVDMSVYYDKDGGDMDSRDYVRMRYENRLREGLEDRSGGQDQPIGNFEKFTKGVGRRVMEKQGWKEGKGLGNSQAGIPEALENEGQHPKCKRGFGYHGEKLSTYFVKKAKPDLFISTVYDKPKDIDQGDPLLRRNPKTSMKYRGWQPGGNIFPKR is encoded by the exons ATGAGGATGAATTCCCCTACAAGACAAAGTCCGGGCACAGGCGCCACGTGGCACTAACAGAACGCTTCACAGAGGCGGACCTAAAGGGCTTACCAGAGCTGAACCCGCCTTCTCTTATGCCGGCTGGTAATGTGGGTACAACCGTAAAGGTATTCTTACAGCTTATTCAGTCATGCCGACTACCCCCACGCCTCATACGCAAGCTGGGCCTCGCCTTCCCCAAGACAAGCTGCAATCGGCGCTATGGTAATGTGCCCTTCCAGTACCATAACACCAGCTTAGCACCATCAACTGAGGAGAGTGTCTTCACAGCTGGTGGGCATGAAATATCAGGTCCTGGCAGTGTGGCCCCTCCCTCAGGAACCCAGGGGCCCACTGACCCCTCAGGGGACCCTGAAATACCAGAGGAAGACGAGGATGCCCAGTCAAATGCAGATGAT GACGATGACCGCTGTGAGGAGTGGGAGCGCCATGAGGCCCTACATGAGGACGTGACGAGCCAGGAACGCAGCAAGGAGCGGCTCTACGAGGAAGAGATAGAGCTGAAGTGGGAGAAGGGAGGCTCGGGCCTGGTCTTCTACACTGATGCCCAGTACTGGCAAGAGGAAGAAGGAG ATTTTGATGAGCAAACTGCAGATgattgggatgtggacatgagcGTTTACTATGACAAAG ACGGGGGTGACATGGACTCCCGTGACTACGTCCGCATGCGGTATGAGAATAGGCTGAGGGAGGGGCTGGAGGACCGTTCTGGAGGACAAGATCAGCCAATCGGCAACTTTGAGAAGTTCACAAAG GGTGTTGGTCGCCGGGTGATGGAGAAGCAGGGCTGGAAGGAGGGAAAGGGCCTGGGTAACAGTCAGGCAGGGATTCCAGAAGCCTTGGAGAATGAAGGACAGCATCCTAAATGCAAGCGGGGCTTTGG GTACCATGGAGAGAAGCTGAGCACCTACTTTGTGAAAAAGGCCAAACCAGACTTGTTCATATCCACGGTGTATGATAAACCCAAAGACATAGACCAAGGAGACCCCTTATTGCGACGCAATCCCAAAACCAGCATGAAGTACAGAGGCTGGCAGCCAGGTGgcaacatttttccaaaaagatgA